From Mytilus edulis chromosome 9, xbMytEdul2.2, whole genome shotgun sequence, the proteins below share one genomic window:
- the LOC139488247 gene encoding nucleoside diphosphate kinase homolog 5-like encodes MTGENETVTMDPPHVYVERTLAIIKPDAVNKAEEIEDIILRSGFSILQKRRVHLTPEQASDFYAEHFGKFAFTSLVAYMSSGPMIALVLARDQAISYWKELIGPTNSVKAKQTHPDCLRAIYGADDQKNALHGSDTFSAAEREIRFFFADSVIEPVQTGQAAKDYLSKSVNPTLLKGLTELCKQKPIDPVIWLADWLLENNPNKPKVRQLVEEL; translated from the exons ATGACAGGAGAGAACGAAACAGTTACAATGGATCCACCACATGTTTATGTGGAACGGACATTAGCAATTATCAAACCAGATGCAGTTAATAAAGCAgaagaaattgaagatattattTTGAGATCTGGATTTTCGATTTTACAG AAGAGAAGGGTCCATTTAACACCTGAACAAGCTAGTGATTTTTATGCTGAACATTTTGGAAAATTTGCATTTACAAGTCTGGTAGCTTACATGAGCAGTGGTCCAATGATAGCACTAGTTCTAGCGCGTGATCAGGCTATATCATATTGGAAAGAATTAATAGGACCGACAAATTCTGTAAAAGCAAAACAGACACACCCTGACTG TTTGAGAGCTATATATGGAGCAGATGATCAGAAAAATGCATTACATGGCAGTGACACTTTTTCAGCGGCAGAGAGGGAAATAAGATTCTTTTTTGCAGACA GTGTAATAGAACCAGTCCAGACAGGCCAAGCTGCAAAAGATTACTTGTCTAAATCTGTAAATCCAACATTACTGAAAGGTCTGACAGAATTATGTAAACAGAAACCAATAGATCCCGTG ATCTGGCTTGCAGATTGGTTGCTTGAAAATAATCCAAATAAACCAAAAGTTCGACAACTGGTGGAAGAACTATAA